In 'Nostoc azollae' 0708, the following are encoded in one genomic region:
- the cimA gene encoding citramalate synthase: protein MTTTPSNQLWLYDTTLRDGTQREGLSVSIEDKLRIAHRLDELGIPFIEGGWPGANPKDVQFFWQLQENPLKQAEIVTFCSTRRPHSTAAEEPMLQAILSAGTRWVTIFGKSWDFHVIEGLKTSLEENLAMISDTIAYLRSQGRRVIYDAEHWFDGYKQNPDYALQTIKAAATVGAEWLVLCDTNGGTLPHEITRIVKNVVLATGDWELGTGNTEKTLTQSPLPQIGIHTHNDSEMAVANALAAVMAGAKMVQGTINGYGERCGNANLCSVIPNLQLKLDYSCIGEHQLNQLTETSRFVSEVVNLAPDEHAPYVGRSAFAHKGGIHVSAVERNPFTYEHIQPEQVGNRRRIVISEQSGLSNVIAKARSLGMELDKNDPQARQILQRMKELESEGYQFEAAEASFALLMYEALGLREQFFEVKGFQVHCDLVEVKETTNSLATVKVGVNGINILEAAEGNGPVAALDDALRKALVNFYPQVADFELTDYKVRILNGNTGTAAKTRALVESGNGQQRWTTVGVSTNILEASYQAVVEGLEYGLLLNFQAEKALKV, encoded by the coding sequence ATGACCACAACTCCCTCAAATCAACTTTGGCTCTATGACACTACTCTCCGGGATGGTACGCAACGGGAAGGACTATCAGTGTCTATAGAAGATAAGTTACGCATTGCTCACAGACTCGATGAATTAGGCATACCCTTTATTGAAGGTGGTTGGCCAGGAGCTAATCCTAAAGATGTTCAATTTTTCTGGCAACTCCAAGAAAATCCCCTCAAACAAGCAGAAATAGTTACCTTTTGCTCAACTCGTCGTCCTCACTCTACAGCAGCAGAAGAACCAATGCTGCAAGCCATACTGTCTGCGGGTACTCGCTGGGTGACAATTTTTGGTAAGTCTTGGGATTTCCACGTCATTGAAGGACTCAAGACCAGTTTAGAAGAAAACTTAGCCATGATCAGCGATACAATTGCATATCTCCGTTCTCAAGGACGGCGTGTGATTTATGATGCTGAACATTGGTTTGATGGCTACAAACAAAATCCTGACTATGCTCTCCAGACAATAAAGGCAGCCGCAACAGTAGGGGCCGAGTGGTTAGTACTATGTGATACTAATGGTGGTACTTTACCTCATGAAATTACGCGGATCGTTAAAAATGTTGTGTTGGCAACTGGGGACTGGGAACTGGGGACTGGGAATACAGAAAAAACTCTGACCCAATCTCCACTTCCCCAAATCGGAATTCACACCCATAATGATTCAGAGATGGCGGTTGCTAATGCCCTAGCAGCAGTCATGGCAGGAGCGAAGATGGTGCAGGGTACAATCAATGGTTATGGGGAACGCTGTGGTAATGCTAACCTGTGTTCTGTGATTCCCAATTTACAGTTAAAGCTTGATTATAGCTGTATCGGTGAACACCAGCTAAATCAACTTACAGAAACTAGTCGGTTTGTCAGCGAAGTTGTCAATCTTGCGCCTGATGAACACGCGCCTTATGTGGGACGTTCTGCTTTTGCTCACAAAGGTGGTATTCATGTATCTGCGGTAGAACGTAATCCTTTTACTTATGAACATATTCAGCCGGAACAAGTGGGGAATCGTCGCCGCATTGTTATTTCTGAACAGTCTGGTTTAAGTAATGTCATAGCTAAAGCTCGGTCTTTGGGAATGGAATTAGATAAAAATGATCCCCAAGCCCGGCAAATTCTTCAACGTATGAAAGAATTGGAGAGTGAAGGATATCAATTTGAAGCTGCAGAAGCCAGTTTTGCTCTATTAATGTATGAAGCTTTGGGACTGCGAGAACAGTTTTTTGAAGTTAAAGGTTTTCAAGTCCACTGTGATTTAGTAGAGGTGAAAGAAACTACTAATTCTTTAGCAACGGTGAAAGTAGGTGTAAATGGTATAAATATTCTTGAAGCAGCAGAAGGTAATGGACCAGTGGCGGCTTTAGATGATGCTTTACGTAAAGCTTTGGTGAACTTTTATCCGCAAGTTGCCGACTTTGAGTTGACAGATTATAAAGTCAGAATTCTCAACGGAAATACGGGTACAGCAGCAAAAACCCGTGCTTTGGTAGAATCGGGAAATGGTCAACAACGTTGGACAACTGTAGGAGTTTCTACAAATATTTTGGAGGCTTCCTATCAAGCTGTAGTTGAAGGTTTGGAATATGGTTTGTTGTTGAATTTCCAAGCTGAAAAGGCTCTGAAAGTTTAG
- the thiO gene encoding glycine oxidase ThiO: MTSDVLIIGGGIIGLACAVEMKLRGANVTVLCRDHSAAASYAAAGMLAPDAENIANEAMLSLCWRARALYPDWTSKLEELTGLNTGYWPCGILAPLYKKPGEHEVSQRAIPYADRGSRGAEVKKEFIPSPQSPAYWLDKDPIHEYQPGLGVDVLGGWWYPEDGQVDNRALVKVLRNAAVSLGVEFKDGVTVEAIAQQQGEVIGVQTNIGLLRADHYLLAAGAWVNQLLPLPVRPRKGQMLRLGVPEFVTELPLTRVLFGDNIYIVPRRVVSGERSYRSIILGATSEDVGFTPDNTPAGIQSLLQAATRLFPQLQNYPIQEMWWGFRPATPDELPILGDSHCRNLTFATGHHRNGILLAPVTAVLIGDLILSQKTDPLLTNFHYSRFQNQSSTTTSMLTHPANFTNGHSKNLSLQAAELKLQDSGLIIAGKTFHSRLITGTGKYRSTGVMQKSVAASGCQIVTVAVRRVQTNAPGHEGLAEALDWGKIWMLPNTAGCQTAEEAIRVARLGREMAKLLGQEDNNFVKLEVIPDSKYLLPDPIGTLQAAEQLVKEGFAVLPYINADPMLAKRLEDVGSATVMPLAAPIGSGQGLKTTANIQIIIENATIPVVVDAGIGEPSDAAQAMELGADALLINSAIALAENSPAMAYAMNLATVAGRMAYLAGRMPMKDYASASSPLTGTITG; the protein is encoded by the coding sequence ATGACTAGCGACGTTTTAATTATTGGTGGTGGCATTATCGGGTTGGCTTGCGCTGTGGAGATGAAATTACGTGGTGCAAATGTGACTGTACTTTGCCGTGATCACTCTGCTGCTGCCAGCTATGCTGCCGCAGGAATGTTAGCTCCTGATGCAGAAAATATCGCCAATGAAGCGATGTTGTCTTTGTGTTGGCGAGCGCGTGCTTTATATCCCGACTGGACAAGCAAATTAGAAGAATTGACGGGTTTAAATACAGGTTATTGGCCTTGTGGCATCCTCGCACCATTGTATAAAAAACCAGGGGAGCATGAAGTCAGCCAAAGAGCAATCCCTTACGCTGACCGGGGGAGCAGGGGAGCAGAGGTGAAAAAAGAATTTATTCCCAGTCCCCAGTCCCCAGCTTATTGGTTAGACAAAGATCCCATTCACGAATATCAGCCAGGTTTGGGAGTGGATGTACTTGGCGGCTGGTGGTATCCTGAAGACGGGCAAGTTGATAATCGGGCTTTGGTCAAAGTTTTGCGGAATGCGGCTGTGTCTTTGGGTGTGGAATTCAAGGATGGAGTAACAGTAGAAGCGATCGCTCAACAGCAAGGAGAAGTTATAGGTGTTCAAACTAACATTGGTTTACTTCGTGCTGACCATTATCTTTTAGCCGCTGGTGCTTGGGTAAATCAATTATTACCTTTACCAGTGCGTCCCCGCAAAGGCCAAATGCTGCGTTTGGGAGTACCAGAATTTGTGACAGAATTACCTTTGACGCGGGTGTTATTTGGTGACAATATTTATATTGTCCCCCGTCGCGTTGTCAGCGGCGAGCGTAGCTATCGCTCTATAATTTTAGGGGCAACTAGTGAAGATGTGGGTTTTACTCCCGATAACACACCAGCGGGGATTCAAAGTTTACTCCAAGCTGCAACTCGTCTGTTTCCACAATTACAAAATTATCCCATCCAAGAAATGTGGTGGGGATTTCGCCCTGCTACCCCCGATGAATTACCGATTTTAGGCGATAGTCACTGTAGAAACTTAACCTTCGCTACTGGTCATCATCGCAATGGTATTTTGCTTGCACCAGTCACAGCCGTGTTAATTGGTGATTTGATTTTGTCACAAAAAACTGATCCTCTTTTAACTAATTTCCATTATTCGCGCTTTCAAAACCAGTCATCTACGACAACATCCATGCTTACTCATCCTGCTAATTTCACTAACGGACATAGTAAAAATTTATCTCTACAAGCTGCGGAGCTGAAACTGCAAGATTCAGGATTAATAATTGCTGGTAAAACTTTTCACTCTCGTTTGATCACGGGAACTGGTAAATATCGCAGCACTGGGGTCATGCAGAAAAGCGTTGCTGCTAGTGGTTGTCAAATTGTGACGGTAGCAGTGCGACGGGTACAAACCAATGCACCGGGACATGAAGGTTTAGCGGAAGCTTTAGATTGGGGTAAAATCTGGATGTTGCCTAATACTGCTGGCTGTCAAACTGCGGAAGAAGCGATTCGAGTGGCACGCTTAGGACGGGAAATGGCAAAGTTATTAGGACAGGAAGATAATAATTTTGTCAAGTTAGAAGTTATACCTGATTCTAAGTATTTGCTTCCAGATCCGATTGGCACTTTGCAAGCTGCAGAACAATTGGTAAAAGAAGGTTTTGCTGTTTTACCTTATATTAATGCAGACCCGATGTTAGCCAAGCGTTTAGAAGATGTTGGTTCTGCAACGGTGATGCCTCTAGCAGCGCCTATTGGTTCAGGACAAGGGCTGAAAACTACTGCCAATATTCAGATTATTATTGAAAATGCCACGATACCTGTGGTGGTAGATGCTGGTATTGGTGAGCCTTCGGATGCTGCACAAGCGATGGAATTAGGTGCGGATGCGTTGTTAATTAATAGTGCGATCGCACTGGCTGAAAATTCCCCAGCAATGGCTTATGCGATGAATTTAGCAACTGTAGCGGGCCGTATGGCTTATTTAGCGGGAAGGATGCCGATGAAAGACTATGCTAGTGCTAGTTCTCCTTTGACTGGGACCATTACTGGGTAG
- a CDS encoding NAD(P)/FAD-dependent oxidoreductase, giving the protein MKEILYVEVPTPDTGAVRNWLQVDFAPGNGEKLLTPEGFRLRNPGVSVTESIPDELSIFVWSVQRTTYLKVFRWADKPFANERQILQRLTTGIRSRFPHSYPQPPEIDAQKSIFAELEPYYPLTVKYFQKMPNGEYDLKRAYWWEQRWREGVRNPQQPRQVLFSGQGEEGNESPNLQYDLIYIGGALGSIHAALMAKLGYKVLLVERLPFGRMNREWNISRDEIQSLVNLGLLTSAELESIIAREYKDGFNKFFDANNPSGLKAPILHTPTVLNIALDSDKLLQVCGEKLKGAGGDIWDETEFIRADISDAQVSITVKHLPSGNEQEVSGRLLVDAMGTASPIAWQLNGGRAFDSVCPTVGAVIENGFEHGVWDVQYGDVLYSHGDISRSRQLIWELFPGVEEELTIYLFHYHEVNGENPGSLLEMYEDFFMILPEYRRCDMDKLVWKKPTFGYIPGHFSVSNRDRTIAFDRLIAIGDAASLQSPLIFTGFGSLVRNLERLTTLLNTALKHNLLSFQYLNQIRAYQSNVSVTWLFSKGMMVPTGKFIPPQRVNSMLNTFFGLLADEPPEVVDNFMKDRCDWLTFNRLALKAARKNPALLLWIWQMAGLKDLLRWFGNYFNFGRHALISLLLSRWFSDFLKSSQSWLEPRYPGLWLQLLTINYGISTGKPQRHNQVVKVNSKAVTQIGH; this is encoded by the coding sequence ATGAAAGAGATTCTTTATGTAGAAGTTCCTACTCCAGATACTGGGGCTGTACGCAACTGGCTACAAGTGGATTTTGCACCAGGTAATGGAGAGAAATTGCTTACCCCAGAAGGTTTTCGCTTGAGAAACCCTGGTGTGTCTGTGACGGAGAGTATACCAGATGAACTGTCTATATTTGTCTGGTCGGTACAGCGTACTACTTATCTCAAGGTATTCCGTTGGGCAGATAAACCTTTTGCTAATGAGAGGCAAATTCTTCAACGTCTAACGACAGGAATCCGCAGCCGCTTTCCCCATAGTTATCCACAACCGCCGGAAATTGATGCTCAAAAGTCAATTTTCGCAGAGTTAGAACCTTATTATCCCCTAACTGTCAAGTATTTTCAGAAAATGCCAAATGGGGAATATGATCTGAAGCGTGCTTACTGGTGGGAGCAACGTTGGCGTGAAGGGGTGAGAAATCCTCAGCAGCCCCGTCAGGTGTTATTTTCTGGTCAAGGGGAAGAGGGAAACGAAAGTCCCAATCTTCAATATGACCTTATTTATATTGGTGGTGCTTTAGGTTCAATTCATGCGGCTTTGATGGCAAAGTTGGGCTATAAGGTGCTATTGGTGGAACGTTTGCCGTTTGGCAGGATGAACCGGGAATGGAATATTTCTCGTGATGAAATTCAAAGTTTGGTAAATCTGGGTTTGCTGACAAGTGCTGAGTTAGAAAGCATTATTGCTAGGGAGTATAAAGACGGTTTCAATAAATTTTTTGATGCCAATAATCCTTCTGGCCTGAAAGCGCCGATTCTGCACACGCCGACGGTGCTAAATATCGCTTTGGATTCAGATAAGTTGCTGCAAGTATGTGGAGAAAAACTCAAAGGTGCTGGTGGTGATATCTGGGATGAAACTGAGTTTATTCGGGCTGATATCAGCGATGCACAGGTAAGTATTACTGTCAAGCATTTACCTAGCGGTAATGAGCAGGAAGTGAGTGGAAGATTGCTGGTGGATGCAATGGGAACTGCTTCTCCTATTGCTTGGCAATTAAATGGTGGTAGGGCTTTTGATAGTGTGTGTCCAACTGTGGGAGCAGTAATTGAGAACGGGTTTGAGCATGGTGTGTGGGATGTTCAGTATGGAGATGTTCTCTACAGCCACGGGGATATTTCTCGAAGTAGACAGTTGATTTGGGAGTTGTTTCCTGGGGTTGAGGAGGAACTAACAATTTATCTGTTTCATTACCATGAGGTGAATGGGGAAAATCCTGGTTCTTTGTTGGAGATGTATGAGGACTTTTTCATGATTTTGCCGGAGTATCGCCGCTGTGATATGGATAAGCTGGTGTGGAAGAAGCCGACTTTTGGCTATATACCAGGGCATTTTAGTGTAAGTAATAGAGATCGCACCATTGCCTTTGATAGATTAATTGCTATTGGTGATGCTGCTTCCCTTCAGTCTCCCCTGATTTTTACAGGTTTTGGTTCTCTCGTTCGCAACCTAGAACGGTTAACTACCCTATTAAATACAGCCCTGAAACACAACCTATTGAGTTTTCAGTACTTAAATCAAATTCGTGCCTACCAAAGTAACGTTTCCGTGACTTGGTTATTTTCCAAAGGAATGATGGTTCCCACAGGGAAATTTATCCCGCCCCAAAGGGTAAACTCCATGCTCAATACCTTCTTTGGTTTATTAGCAGATGAACCCCCAGAAGTGGTAGATAATTTCATGAAAGATCGTTGCGATTGGTTAACTTTTAACCGTTTAGCCTTGAAAGCAGCCAGGAAAAATCCTGCTTTACTGCTGTGGATATGGCAAATGGCTGGGTTAAAAGACTTACTGAGGTGGTTTGGTAATTATTTCAACTTTGGTCGTCACGCCCTTATTAGCCTTTTGTTAAGTAGATGGTTTTCAGACTTCCTGAAATCAAGTCAATCTTGGTTAGAACCCCGTTATCCCGGATTATGGTTGCAATTATTAACCATTAATTATGGAATTTCTACTGGTAAACCACAGCGGCATAATCAGGTAGTTAAAGTTAACTCAAAAGCAGTAACTCAAATTGGTCATTAG